The following proteins are encoded in a genomic region of Nicotiana sylvestris chromosome 4, ASM39365v2, whole genome shotgun sequence:
- the LOC104244549 gene encoding mitochondrial pyruvate carrier 4-like: MATSKLQALWNHPAGPKTIHFWAPTFKWGISIANIADFSKPPEKLSYPQQISVSATGIIWSRYSTVITPKNWNLFSVNVAMACTGLYQLSRKLQHDYSKEEQTEALKE; the protein is encoded by the exons ATGGCGACGTCCAAGCTCCAGGCCCTTTGGAATCACCCTGCTGGCCCTAAAACCA TTCATTTCTGGGCACCAACCTTCAAGTGGGGCATTAGCATAGCAAATATTGCTGATTTCTCCAAGCCACCTGAGAAACTTTCGTATCCCCAGCAGATAT CTGTTTCAGCTACCGGAATTATCTGGTCACGCTACAGCACTGTGATTACTCCT AAAAACTGGAATCTTTTCAGTGTGAATGTGGCCATGGCATGTACAGGACTCTACCAACTCTCAAGGAAACTTCA gCATGATTACTCAAAGGAGGAGCAAACAGAAGCACTAAAAGAATGA
- the LOC138889717 gene encoding uncharacterized protein, producing the protein MTHQVSAIVLSMAPKLEDHGAFTILCTIGSAEFTKVLCDHGARINLMPYSVLKTLGIGQPRPTSMRLQMDDRTMKSPLGVIDDVLVRVDKFILPVYFVILDCEVDYEVPFILGRPFLATGKALVDFKAGELTFRVGDKKVVFHRQHNSNEVCSFVDLVTDVIVDETSVVMNVDDTLEVVLLNRDDEGITTPPTKPSIEEPPFLELNPLPPHLRYEFLGPSSTLPVILSSCLMNMQVESTLAVLQKSKKAIVWTLADIQEISPTLCMHKINLEEGAKPFPIVFGLLRFNVSQRKGHDGGHQ; encoded by the exons atgactcatcaagtgagtgcaattgtgctTTCAATGGCTCCTAAATTGGAAGATCACGGTGCTTTCACAATCCtttgtaccattggaagtgccgagttTACTAAAGTTCTTTGTGATCATGGGGCacgtatcaatttgatgccctattcggttttgaagactttgggaattgggcaaccaagacccacatctatgagattacaaatggatGATCGTACCATGAAGAGTCCGCTGGGAGTAATTGATGACGTAttggttcgtgttgataaattcattcttccgGTATATTTTGTAAttcttgattgtgaggttgactatgaggtgccgtttattcttggtagacctttccttgctacgggtaAGGCTCTAGTTGATTTTAAAGCCGGAGAGCTTACTTTTCGGGTTGGTGATAAAAAAGTGGTTTTCCATAGGCAACACAATAGTAATGAGGTGTGCTCTTTCGTGGACTTGGTGACCGATGTGATCGTGGATGAAACAAGTGTTGTGATGAATGTTGATGATACTTTGGAGGTCGTCTTGCTCAACCGTGATGATGAAGGGAT aacaactcctccaacaaagccttcaattgaggagcctccatTCTTGGAGTTGAAtccattgcctccacatcttcggtatgaatttcttggcccttcttctactttaccggttattctttcctcttgtttgatgAACATGCAAGTAGAATCTACATTGGCAGTGCTACAAAAGAGTAAGAAGGCTATTGtatggacattggcggatattcaGGAGATAAGCCCCACactttgcatgcacaagattaactTGGAGGAAGGCGCCAAACCATTTCCGATAGTTTTTGGACTTCTCcggttcaatgtgtcccaaagaaaggggcatgacggtggtcaccaatga